The Desulfobaccales bacterium genome contains the following window.
CCCTTTTCGGTCTGGATGGTGAGCAGCCACTTGAGGGACATGAGCCCCATATCGATCATATCGCTGCGCTGCATCGATTGGCCGGACACGAGTAAGGCATGGGGCAGCTTGCCGTTGGCATAGTTTAAAGTGTTTTCAAGCCAGGGCCAGCTGTTTGTTGCATTGTTCCTGAACTGATTGAAAAGCCCGTCGGCAATGACTTCTCGGACCCTGCGCACTTCACTGTCGCCTGAAAATTTATGCAAGTAGGCATGAATGCCCACCAGGGCAAAAGCGATGGCTCGGGGCGAATTAAAATGCTCGACAGCTTTCATCGCCTGGTTGAAGAGCGTCATGCTCATTGCCATCTGTCCGCGATTGTCAAGAAAAGCCACAGCCTTGCCAAGGCCCCAGAGCGCCCTGCCGTGAGCATCCTCGGATCCCACCTCCTCGGGCCATTGCCGTGCATAGGTCATAAAATTACGAAACCGCCCCTTTTCGACATTGAAGGCATCCAGTAGAAAGCTGAGATACTGGTTGCTGAGGGAATCGAAGTACTTGCTGTCTGTAAGCAGATATTTCCGGCCCATGGCTGCAAGCATCAGCGCTCTGGCATTATCATCGGTGCAGTAGCCATGGGCGCGATCGGGGATGGTATAGATGGCATGTTGCAAAATACCGGTATCATCGGTAAGGGTTTTCAGGTGATCAAGCTTCATGTCCGGGAGCTCGAAATTCGTGATAGATTTGATGTTTTCAATATATGAGTGCCGGGGGCGGGGGTGCCGGGAACGGTTGAGCTGAACCTCGCTGAAAACCTCGAGATATCTTCGGGCCACCTCCTTCCAGATCGCCTCGCGACAGAATGTATAGGCTTTTTTGCGCATCGTATGCCGGTTAGTATCGTTGTCCAGAAGGTCGATGATTTGTTCCGCTATGGCATCAGGGTTTTTGAATGGAACAATTCTTCCCCGTCCTTCGGCTAGCATCTCGGTCGCATACCAGTACGGGGTTGAAATGACGGCTTTGCCGGTCCCCATGGCATAGGCGAGGGTCCCGGAAGTAATCTGGGCTTCTTCAAGATATGGAGTTATATATATATCGGTGGTGCCGAGAAACTCACATAATTCTTTCATCTCAACAAAACGGTTTTGAAAAATGACATGCTCGCTGATACCTAGTTTGCGCACGAGCTGATGCAGGCTGATGCGGTATTCATCCCCATGCGCCTTCAAGATATGCGGATGTGTTGCTCCCAGGATAATATAGGTAAGATCAGGGTGTTTTTGGATGACTGACGGAAGCGCCTGCAGGACGTTTTCAATGCCCTTATTGGGGGAAATCAGGCCGAATGTGAGAAGCACCTTTTTGCCTTCCACGCCGAACTGATCTTTGTAGAAGTTGGGATCCATAAAAGGCGTATCCGGAATGCCGTGATGGATAAAGGCAATTTTCTCTTCCGGCACGTCATAGATATCTTTGAGGAAATCAACAGCCTTGTGGCTCATCACGATGAGTTTATCGGACAGATCAGACAGCCTGCGCATGACTTCACGATATTCCTGGGCTGGATCTCTCAGAACCGTATGCAGGGTTGTTACGACCGGCATGCGAAGATCTCCAAGAAGTTTCAGG
Protein-coding sequences here:
- a CDS encoding glycosyltransferase family 4 protein, producing the protein MNLEGRAGRVNPENKSVPFSAECQQELTAWVKRKHRKVAVMTSVIKYYERINSVAVIGNYSPRQCGIATFTTDLVEALSTEAPGINCWAVAMNDTAEGYAYPEKVRFEINQNRLNDYSVASEYLNISQVDIVCVQHEYGIFGGPVGSHLLKLLGDLRMPVVTTLHTVLRDPAQEYREVMRRLSDLSDKLIVMSHKAVDFLKDIYDVPEEKIAFIHHGIPDTPFMDPNFYKDQFGVEGKKVLLTFGLISPNKGIENVLQALPSVIQKHPDLTYIILGATHPHILKAHGDEYRISLHQLVRKLGISEHVIFQNRFVEMKELCEFLGTTDIYITPYLEEAQITSGTLAYAMGTGKAVISTPYWYATEMLAEGRGRIVPFKNPDAIAEQIIDLLDNDTNRHTMRKKAYTFCREAIWKEVARRYLEVFSEVQLNRSRHPRPRHSYIENIKSITNFELPDMKLDHLKTLTDDTGILQHAIYTIPDRAHGYCTDDNARALMLAAMGRKYLLTDSKYFDSLSNQYLSFLLDAFNVEKGRFRNFMTYARQWPEEVGSEDAHGRALWGLGKAVAFLDNRGQMAMSMTLFNQAMKAVEHFNSPRAIAFALVGIHAYLHKFSGDSEVRRVREVIADGLFNQFRNNATNSWPWLENTLNYANGKLPHALLVSGQSMQRSDMIDMGLMSLKWLLTIQTEKG